From the Helicoverpa zea isolate HzStark_Cry1AcR chromosome 26, ilHelZeax1.1, whole genome shotgun sequence genome, one window contains:
- the LOC124643171 gene encoding vacuolar protein sorting-associated protein 26B-like → MSFFGFGQTADIEIVFDDADKRKVAEVKTDDGKKEKLLLYYDGETVSGRVNVTLRKPGSKLEHQGIKVELIGQIELFYDRGNHHEFISLVKELARPGDLLQHTSYPFEFANVEKPYEVYTGANVRLRYFLRATIVRRLTDVVKEVDIAVHTLCSYPDVLNSIKMEVGIEDCLHIEFEYNKSKYHLKDVIVGKIYFLLVRIKIKHMEISIIKRETTGSGPNTFTENETVAKYEIMDGAPVRGESIPIRVFLAGYDLTPTMRDINNKFSVRYYLNLVLMDTEDRRYFKQQEVTLWRKSDKSRLPLHNAHVPQTLSHPSHPMPRQLSASSEDNSNRAISPSNPNLMQRSISPSMNDEDKQNGPSEMEQEHPDVITNKMSNTHIENNQLGEEEIDDESAPLAEKQIIPEKPLVAEKPQVAEKPVIAEKPVLNRPESDASPSQ, encoded by the coding sequence ATGAGCTTTTTCGGGTTCGGACAGACTGCGGATATTGAAATCGTATTTGATGATGCTGACAAACGGAAGGTTGCCGAAGTGAAAACGGATGATGGCAAAAAGGAGAAGTTGTTGCTGTATTACGACGGTGAAACCGTTTCGGGAAGAGTGAACGTCACTCTGAGGAAACCCGGGTCGAAACTTGAACACCAAGGCATCAAGGTCGAGCTTATAGGTCAGATAGAATTATTCTACGACAGAGGTAATCATCATGAATTTATATCGCTAGTGAAGGAGCTGGCCCGCCCCGGTGACTTGTTACAGCACACTTCGTATCCATTCGAGTTCGCTAATGTAGAAAAACCTTACGAAGTTTACACGGGCGCTAACGTCAGGCTAAGGTATTTCCTAAGAGCCACGATCGTGCGTCGCCTCACTGATGTCGTCAAGGAGGTGGACATCGCTGTTCACACGCTATGCAGCTACCCAGATGTTCTTAACTCAATAAAGATGGAAGTAGGCATTGAAGACTGCCTGCACATAGAATTTGAGTACAACAAATCAAAATACCATTTGAAAGATGTAATTGTCGGCAAAATCTATTTCCTTCTTGTCcgcattaaaattaaacatatggaaatatcaataattaaaaGGGAAACAACAGGTTCTGGGCCTAACACATTCACTGAAAATGAAACAGTTGCAAAGTATGAAATTATGGATGGGGCCCCTGTTAGAGGGGAGAGCATTCCTATAAGAGTCTTTTTAGCTGGTTATGACCTCACACCAACCATGAGAGATATAAACAACAAGTTCTCTGTACGGTACTACCTAAATCTTGTGTTAATGGACACAGAGGATCGCCGCTACTTTAAGCAACAAGAAGTCACACTATGGAGGAAGAGTGACAAGTCTAGACTGCCATTACATAATGCACATGTGCCGCAAACATTGTCCCATCCGAGTCATCCGATGCCAAGACAGTTGAGTGCTTCTAGTGAAGACAACTCAAACAGAGCCATATCTCCATCCAACCCCAACCTGATGCAGAGGTCCATCTCTCCCTCCATGAATGATGAAGATAAGCAGAATGGCCCTTCTGAAATGGAGCAAGAACATCCTGATGtcataacaaacaaaatgtcCAACACGCACATTGAAAATAACCAGCTAGGTGAAGAAGAAATTGATGATGAGTCTGCCCCATTAGCGGAGAAACAAATAATACCTGAAAAGCCACTGGTAGCAGAGAAACCTCAGGTGGCTGAGAAGCCAGTGATAGCTGAGAAACCAGTCCTAAACCGGCCTGAAAGTGACGCTAGTCCGAGTCAATAG
- the LOC124643176 gene encoding mitochondrial import receptor subunit TOM20 homolog produces the protein MEITRTTLGIAVGLAGTLFLGYCVYFDQQRRKDPLFKKKLRERRQKAQQNATRSRNLGGPLPDMSDHEAMQRFFLQQIHLGEELLAAGDFEAGVEHLGQALAVCGQTQQLLSVLQQTMPAPIFHLLLKRLPEVSERLRASMKASGKMLQEEDVE, from the exons atggagATTACGCGCACCACCTTAGGCATTGCAGTTGGACTAGCTGGTACCTTGTTCCTTGGATATTGTGTGTACTTTGACCAACAACGTCGCAAGGATCCTCTGTTCAAAAAGAAGTTGAGAGAAC GCAGACAGAAAGCCCAACAGAATGCGACCCGGTCACGCAATCTTGGAGGTCCACTACCCGACATGAGCGATCATGAGGCTATGCAAAGGTTCTTCCTGCAACAg ATCCACCTGGGTGAGGAGTTGCTAGCCGCTGGTGACTTTGAGGCTGGAGTGGAGCACCTCGGCCAAGCTCTTGCCGTCTGCGGCCAGACCCAACAGCTATTGAGT GTGCTGCAGCAGACGATGCCAGCGCCCATCTTCCACCTGCTGCTGAAGAGGCTGCCCGAGGTGTCGGAGCGGCTCCGAGCCTCCATGAAGGCCAGCGGCAAGATGCTGCAGGAGGAGGACGTCGAGTAA
- the LOC124643022 gene encoding uncharacterized protein LOC124643022, giving the protein MPRRGTELVQLPLPPKKKTKTVEETPSLDVSFCDDEALPPGIVFTDVLQKKWRIGKPIGRGSFGRIYLASDDIDKEVSKQNARYVVKIEPHSNGPLFVEIHCLIRTAQSSQVKAWRLQNKQKRIGMPVYIASGSFTDENTGTKYRFLVLPRYDIDLQKIVAKTRVLDIKNVLVLALQILDVLEYLHNQGYTHSDIKSSNLMLGFDGSRIGKATAVKTTPSFQKDTKEVAVLTGKHRRAKPSKSRSSNYYDDEDFVIKEHKNSSNLDDASGDNDKRLANVKKKLRRILSDRDSRTLHRHHAFNLRQISHYVNYEDMTSSVCSDQSYQKLLDDFGGKNLIRTTKEFREDTRKRNAREKRESEPENVDEMFQEAVLSQTNGQIYLLDYGLASKFVDSEGKHKDFGMDARKAHDGTLEYSSRDSHIGAHSRRSDLETLGYNLLDWLTGTLPWKTPEVLAEPDLVHALKKNFMSDIKLLLKTCFKTEFYPKFMEKYLEYVTSLDFTENPDYDYCRSLFKSELLKNGCNSDKDMTLNFMEAPMSPMSRKLCYSKRFGKKNTTPSFLARNGIKKAYERENVCSLENDLKLELLKQTLNTSSDGVRKPCASRNFFISDADLVARLKKSLMPHDIFGKKLSPKNLRSKKKNIKKRRGVRTHRNSIGKFGNFMGSARQFTWAEILAGNPEDIIRKERNTVAVNTEYVDDETCKYRIRKLSNASENSDSHLQSPLMQKDYLQNMYPTYAMKEVLASFKRKVAGKPKEPEETIEGLEGYTPAMIKVYRIKEKREEKEKLDALKQQSSAKKESVQIQPRCTRSMRSKKPPEPSSRVTRQKGSVDSNKSVEVEEVVPKCTGRSKSKSNKKVASKKEDKESSKKNEKEVVITEPVKPAPKETKKTSPRKKSMAVVTNRRRLRSSKRK; this is encoded by the exons ATGCCGCGACGAGGAACTGAGCTGGTGCAGCTGCCGTTGCCTCCTAAGAAGAAGACGAAGACGGTGGAGGAGACTCCGAGCCTCGACGTCAGTTTCTGTGATGACGAGGCCCTGCCTCCTGGCATAGTGTTCACTGATGTCTTGCAAAAGAAATGGCGGATTGGGAAGCCTATTG gGCGAGGCAGCTTTGGCAGGATCTATTTGGCATCAGATGACATTGACAAAGAAGTCTCTAAACAGAATGCCAGATATGTTGTGAAGATAGAACCTCATTCCAACGGGCCCTTGTTTGTGGAGATCCACTGCCTCATCAGAACTGCCCAGTCTTCACAAG TGAAAGCATGGCGTCTACAAAACAAGCAAAAGCGCATAGGCATGCCTGTGTACATTGCCAGCGGGTCATTCACAGATGAAAATACAGGCACCAAGTACAGATTCCTTGTCCTACCGCGCTATGACATAGACTTACAGAAAATAGTTGCTAAAACAAGAGTCCTTGACATAAAGAATGTTCTAGTACTCGCACTACAGATACTAGATGTCTTAGAGTACTTACATAATCAAGGTTACACACATTCAGACATAAAAAGTTCCAATCTAATGCTTGGTTTCGATGGCTCCAGAATTGGTAAGGCAACTGCAGTTAAAACAACTCCATCATTCCAAAAAGATACTAAAGAGGTTGCAGTGCTTACGGGAAAGCATAGACGCGCAAAGCCATCGAAATCTAGGTCTTCCAACTACTATGATGATGAAGATTTTGTCATCAAAGAACATAAGAACTCAAGTAATTTGGATGATGCCAGTGGTGATAATGACAAAAGACTTGCTAATGTTAAGAAGAAGTTGAGGCGTATACTGTCAGATAGAGACAGCAGGACTCTGCACAGACATCATGCATTCAACCTCAGACAGATATCTCACTATGTCAACTATGAAGACATGACCAGCTCTGTGTGTTCCGACCAATCCTATCAAAAACTTCTCGACGATTTTGGCGGCAAAAACTTAATTCGCACCACAAAGGAGTTCCGCGAAGATACTAGAAAGCGCAATGCTAGGGAGAAGAGAGAGAGTGAACCAGAAAATGTGGATGAAATGTTCCAAGAAGCCGTGCTATCACAAACTAACGGGCAGATCTATTTGTTGGATTATGGCTTAGCTTCCAAGTTCGTAGACTCTGAAGGTAAACATAAAGATTTTGGTATGGATGCCCGAAAAGCACATGACGGTACTTTGGAATACAGTTCCAGGGACTCTCATATCGGAGCTCACTCCAGAAGATCAGATTTGGAAACTCTTGGCTACAACCTCCTTGACTGGTTGACTGGCACCTTGCCATGGAAGACACCAGAAGTACTGGCAGAACCTGACCTAGTCCATGCTTTGAAGAAAAACTTCATGAGTGATATAAAACTGTTATTAAAAACGTGTTTTAAGACTGAATTCTACCCAAAATTTATGGAGAAATACCTTGAATATGTCACAAGTCTAGACTTTACGGAAAACCCTGATTATGACTATTGTAGAAGTTTATTCAAAAGTGAATTGTTGAAAAATGGCTGTAATAGTGATAAAGATATGACTCTGAATTTCATGGAAGCGCCCATGTCTCCTATGAGTCGCAAACTGTGTTACTCAAAGAGGTTTGGCAAGAAGAATACAACACCTAGTTTTCTAGCACGAAATGGTATCAAAAAAGCCTATGAGAGAGAAAATGTTTGTTCTCTCGAAAATGACCTAAAACTAGAACTTTTGAAGCAAACGTTGAACACGTCTAGTGATGGAGTTCGCAAGCCTTGCGCGTCTCGCAACTTCTTTATTTCAGACGCTGATTTAGTGGCCCGTCTGAAAAAGTCTTTAATGCCACACGACATATTCGGCAAAAAACTGTCGCCTAAAAATTTGCGATCTAAAAAGAAGAACATTAAAAAACGTAGGGGTGTCAGAACCCATAGAAATAGCATTGGAAAGTTCGGTAATTTCATGGGATCAGCGCGTCAATTTACTTGGGCCGAAATTCTAGCTGGCAACCCTGAAGACATAATTCGTAAAGAGCGTAACACTGTAGCTGTAAACACAGAGTATGTAGATGATGAAACATGCAAATATAGAATTCGTAAATTATCAAATGCATCAGAAAACAGTGACTCACACTTACAATCACCGTTAATGCAGAAAGACTACTTACAAAATATGTATCCTACTTATGCTATGAAAGAAGTGTTAGCTtctttcaagaggaaggttgcTGGCAAGCCTAAGGAGCCAGAAGAGACGATTGAGGGCTTAGAAGGGTACACCCCTGCGATGATCAAAGTATACAGAATTAAAGAAAAACGAGAGGAGAAAGAAAAGCTAGATGCGTTAAAACAGCAATCATCAGCTAAGAAAGAATCTGTGCAGATCCAACCGAGGTGTACACGATCCATGAGGTCTAAGAAACCACCAGAACCCAGTTCCCGAGTAACTAGACAGAAAGGTAGTGTTGACAGTAATAAGTCAGTAGAAGTTGAAGAAGTAGTTCCTAAGTGTACTGGTAGATCAAAGTCTAAGAGTAATAAGAAAGTCGCAAGTAAGAAAGAAGATAAGGAATCTAGTaagaaaaatgaaaaagaagTTGTAATTACTGAGCCTGTTAAACCGGCGCCTAAAGAAACGAAAA AAACATCACCCAGAAAAAAAAGCATGGCAGTTGTGACAAATAGGCGGCGGCTCAGGAGTAGTAAGCGCAAgtaa
- the LOC124642983 gene encoding porphobilinogen deaminase: MDSEAKNVIRVGSRKSELALIQTNYVIDCLKKLHPEKDFTLVTMTTLGDRILDVSLPKIGEKSLFTKDLEDALRNDTVDFVVHSLKDLPTTLPDGLAIGAVFEREDPRDALVLREEYKEHTLATLPEGSVIGTSSLRRTAQLRGSYPQLSVVDVRGNLNTRLRKLDTTGQYAALLLASAGLQRMGWKDRISKILPCAEMKYAVGQGALAVECRADNTTILNMLAPFNHPETYCRILAERSFLKTLGGGCSAPVGVSTTLKPVDSQFKLSITGAVWSMDGKTKLDCTSQQTFTQIKRTQKHKLSPTEENESKKLKIDNNEAENEIIPPKVLKDTIKDNSVPSSEEKNDDSDKRIFCGLTVNPSIPIEVIIKCDNLGRDLANSLIEKGALDVMKVTQDLIRSSTAAKQS, encoded by the exons ATGGATAGTGAAGCAAAGAATGTGATTCGTGTTGGTTCGAGGAAGAGTGAG CTGGCCCTCATACAAACCAACTATGTAATTGATTGTTTGAAGAAATTGCATCCAGAAAAGGATTTCACTTTAG TAACCATGACAACGCTAGGAGACCGCATTTTGGATGTATCTCTACCCAAAATCGGCGAGAAGTCACTATTCACAAAGGATTTGGAGGATGCCTTAAGAAATGACACTGTGGACTTTGTAGTACATTCTTTGAAAGATTTGCCTACCACCCTACCCGATGGACTGGCTATTGGAGCTGTTTTTGAAAg AGAAGACCCGAGAGATGCACTGGTTCTCCGCGAAGAGTATAAAGAGCACACGCTGGCAACATTACCTGAAGGCTCCGTTattg GCACATCATCCCTCCGTCGCACGGCCCAACTCCGCGGCTCGTACCCGCAGCTCTCCGTAGTAGACGTGAGAGGCAACTTGAACACGCGCCTGCGCAAGCTCGACACTACGGGACAATATGCTGCGCTGCTATTGGCCAGCGCTGGTCTACAGCGGATGGGGTGGAAGGATAGGATATCTAAG ATTCTGCCGTGTGCTGAGATGAAGTACGCGGTCGGTCAAGGCGCGTTAGCCGTGGAGTGTCGCGCGGATAACACAACTATATTGAACATGCTGGCTCCATTCAACCATCCCGAGACATACTGCAGAATACTGGCGGAAAGAAGCTTTCTTAAGACCTTGG gtGGCGGCTGCAGCGCTCCTGTTGGCGTCTCCACAACCTTAAAACCTGTTGACTCACAATTCAAGCTATCCATAACGGGCGCAGTATGGAGCATGGACGGAAAAACCAAACTCGATTGCACCTCCCAGCAAACATTCACACAAATAAAACGCACACAAAAACACAAACTCAGCCCCACAGAGGAAAACGAAagcaaaaaactcaaaattgACAACAATGAGGCAGAAAACGAAATTATACCACCTAAAGTACTTAAAGACACAATAAAAGATAACTCTGTTCCTTCAAGTGAGGAGAAAAATGATGATAGTGATAAACGCATATTTTGTGGTTTGACAGTGAATCCTAGCATACCTATAGAAGTTATAATTAAATGTGACAACTTAGGACGCGATTTAGCAAATTCACTCATAGAGAAAGGTGCTTTAGATGTTATGAAAGTCACACAAGATTTGATCAGAAGTTCGACGGCGGCGAAACAATCatga